In Labeo rohita strain BAU-BD-2019 unplaced genomic scaffold, IGBB_LRoh.1.0 scaffold_30, whole genome shotgun sequence, a genomic segment contains:
- the gprc5ba gene encoding G protein-coupled receptor, class C, group 5, member Ba — protein MSLFHVAFLLLTGLGVSLSQDDKPTVPFGCRFGPPRPYTLLCDLDAIWGVVVEVVAAAGVLAAMLLLMVLLCRLHSVTEAPKRSGIGPILLLLMGIIGLFGLSFAYLIEHNESICVVRRALWGLFFSLCFACMLAQGLRLRRLARESRSPGGCALVGLALGLSAVQGIIAAEWLLLTVLREGNPACEYQPLDFALACVYVVALLLASLVTAALALCGKARQWHCNVVWLLVSCFLSILLWVAWVGFYIYGNSVLGKSPDWDDPALAVALVAQGWLLLLCHAVPEAHACLRSPPQPSAPDYFDTSQNSSRMREASLDEDIPLSHRQFVENQGYAFDENAAGLRSGSHHNGNTGTRPSAPFRSNVYQPTEMTMILNGGAVPSAPPTYTGRQLW, from the exons atGTCATTATTTCATGTCGCGTTCCTGCTGCTCACTGGGCTGGGAGTGAGTTTGTCTCAAGATGATAAGCCGACGGTCCCATTTGGCTGCAGATTTGGACCTCCAAGACCATACACTCTCTTATGTGACCTGGATGCTATATGGGGCGTGGTGGTGGAGGTCGTAGCAGCGGCTGGCGTGTTAGCTGCCATGTTACTGTTGATGGTGCTACTGTGTCGGCTGCACTCAGTGACCGAGGCACCAAAGCGAAGTGGCATCGGTCCAATTCTCTTACTGTTAATGGGCATTATTGGGCTGTTTGGGCTTAGCTTTGCATACCTTATCGAGCATAACGAGAGCATTTGTGTGGTGCGACGTGCCCTCTGGGGTTTGTTTTTCTCACTCTGCTTTGCCTGCATGTTAGCACAGGGCTTGAGGCTGCGTAGGCTGGCGCGCGAGTCTCGTAGCCCTGGTGGGTGCGCCCTTGTTGGACTAGCTCTAGGGTTATCAGCAGTACAAGGTATCATTGCTGCAGAGTGGCttcttttaacagtgctgcggGAGGGTAACCCGGCTTGCGAGTATCAGCCACTGGACTTTGCACTCGCTTGTGTTTATGTGGTAGCGCTCCTGCTGGCTTCCCTAGTAACTGCAGCATTAGCACTGTGTGGAAAGGCACGACAATGGCACTGCAATGTCGTGTGGCTTCTAGTCTCCTGCTTTCTGTCCATTCTCCTGTGGGTGGCTTGGGTTGGCTTCTACATCTATGGAAACAGTGTTCTTGGGAAGTCTCCGGACTGGGACGATCCAGCATTGGCTGTGGCGCTGGTAGCACAGGGTTGGTTGTTATTGCTGTGCCATGCTGTTCCTGAAGCCCATGCCTGTCTTCGATCACCACCTCAGCCTTCAGCTCCAGACTATTTTGACACATCTCAGAATTCATCACGCATGAGAGAGGCCAGCCTTGACGAGGACATCCCACTTTCACACAGGCAGTTTGTGGAGAACCAGGGATATGCGTTTGATGAAAATGCTGCAG GGTTGAGAAGTGGTAGCCATCATAATGGCAACACAGGGACAAGACCCAGCGCACCCTTCAGAAGTAACGTCTACCAACCAACTGAGATGACCATGATACTAAATGGAGGAGCA GTTCCATCCGCACCTCCAACATACACGGGAAGGCAGCTTTGGTAA